ACTTTACCGGCAGGCTCTAGAAGGGTCTTACGAGGAAACTCATTCCGACTGATCGACATATCTGTTTTAAACGACGTCCAAAGCACATCGAAGCTGAAGGTTGTTCACGATATGACCGACACGCTTACCGGGAAATAGTCCCTTCGACTCCCAATGGTTGGACAAGAAGTCAGAGAATCACGGTTTTACGATCTGAATCGGAGTTTCATCGTAAGGTCCTTGTTCTCTTCAAATTGAAAAACATAGACAATCTGCTAAACTATGGATAGAACTATTTCTTGATCCGATACGTAAAACATAACATGTTGGGTAAGGTAGGTGTATTGTAATGAGAATAGACATTCTAGACAAATTAGCCAAGAAAGGTGATGTGTTTACCATAAACGATATTGCTAATGAGTTCAATATTCAGAGAAATGTCCTTTGGGTAATGCTTTCTAGGCTAGAAAAAGGAGGCTGGATAAAAAGAATAGAGAGAGGAAAGTATTTGATAATACCTTTGGGAAGAGAAAAGGACAGATATACTGTAAATGAATTCCTTATTGGTTCATTGCTTGTTGATCCATATGCGATAGCGTATTGGTCAGCTTTGAACCATTATGGATTAACTGAACAAATACCAAATACCGTATTCATTGAAACAACTTCAAGAAAGGACATACGGGAAAAGAGAATCATTGGTATTAGGTACAAGATAGTAAGAATAAAAGAACACAAGTTTTTCGGTATAGGAAAGACCTGGATCGATTACGATCAAATAAACATAACAGATAAAGAAAAAACAATAGTGGACTGTCTGGACAAACCGCAATACTGTGGTGGCATTGTAGAAGTGGCGAAAGCCATAAAAAGTGGAGAATATGATAAATATCGACTTGTTGAATACACAAAGAAAATCAATAATACTGGAGTCATAAGAAGATTGGGTTATTTGTGTGATTATCTAGATGTAGATATAAACCTACCCGCTATCAATACAAGGAACTATCTATATCTTGATCCAACAATGACACATAAAGGTCCAAAGAACTCAAAATGGATGCTCATAGTGAATCTGGATGAAAAAATCTTGGGAGATTTAGAATGATTAGACCACAAGAAATCGAAGAAAAATCTGGTCAATTGGAGTACCAATCTCGGCCATAGAAAGAGATTATGCGCAAAATTGGATATTGAAGCATTTAAGAGCAATAGACATGGTTCTGAAGGGTGGTACAGGCATTAGAAAAGTCTACTTTGAGAATTATAGATTTTCGGATGATCTCGATTTCACTTTGCTTGATGAAGTTGAGATTGATGAACTCAATGAACAAATCACCAATGCTGCAGAAAGAACACAAGAGGAAAGTGGAATAAGTATCATTAATAGCGGCGTTAAATCGAACGATAATGGATACGAAGCAACCTTATCATT
This genomic window from Mesotoga sp. Brook.08.105.5.1 contains:
- a CDS encoding type IV toxin-antitoxin system AbiEi family antitoxin domain-containing protein translates to MRIDILDKLAKKGDVFTINDIANEFNIQRNVLWVMLSRLEKGGWIKRIERGKYLIIPLGREKDRYTVNEFLIGSLLVDPYAIAYWSALNHYGLTEQIPNTVFIETTSRKDIREKRIIGIRYKIVRIKEHKFFGIGKTWIDYDQINITDKEKTIVDCLDKPQYCGGIVEVAKAIKSGEYDKYRLVEYTKKINNTGVIRRLGYLCDYLDVDINLPAINTRNYLYLDPTMTHKGPKNSKWMLIVNLDEKILGDLE